The following proteins are encoded in a genomic region of Aquifex aeolicus VF5:
- a CDS encoding YgaP family membrane protein, with amino-acid sequence MEKNMGLWDRIIRVILAVIFLYLAFTNGGLYWILGIIGIVFIVTSAIGFCPLYKILGIRTG; translated from the coding sequence ATGGAAAAGAACATGGGGCTATGGGACAGAATCATAAGGGTTATTTTAGCGGTTATATTCCTTTACCTCGCCTTCACCAACGGAGGGCTTTACTGGATTCTCGGAATAATCGGCATAGTGTTCATAGTGACGTCCGCAATAGGGTTCTGTCCGCTGTATAAGATACTCGGCATACGGACGGGGTGA
- a CDS encoding superoxide dismutase — MGVHKIQPKDHLKPQNLEGISNEQIEPHFEAHYKGYVAKYNEIQEKLADQNFADRSKANQNYSEYRELKVEETFNYMGVVLHELYFGMLAPGGKGEPSEALKKKIEEDLGGLDACTNELKAAAIAFRGWAILGLDIFSGRLVVNGLDAHNVYNLTGLIPLIVIDTYEHAYYVDYKNKRPPYIDAFFKNINWDVVNERFEKAMKAYEALKDFIK; from the coding sequence ATGGGTGTACACAAGATACAGCCAAAAGACCACTTAAAACCTCAAAACCTTGAGGGTATATCCAACGAACAAATAGAGCCTCACTTTGAAGCTCACTATAAAGGTTACGTTGCAAAGTACAACGAAATCCAAGAAAAGCTTGCGGATCAGAACTTTGCCGACAGGAGCAAGGCAAACCAGAACTACTCCGAGTACAGGGAACTGAAAGTAGAAGAAACTTTTAACTACATGGGTGTTGTACTCCACGAACTCTACTTCGGAATGCTTGCACCCGGTGGAAAGGGAGAACCCTCCGAAGCCCTCAAGAAGAAGATAGAAGAGGATCTCGGCGGACTTGATGCCTGCACGAACGAGCTCAAAGCAGCGGCAATAGCCTTCAGAGGATGGGCAATTCTCGGACTGGACATATTCAGCGGAAGACTCGTTGTAAATGGACTTGACGCTCACAACGTTTACAACTTAACCGGACTCATACCCCTCATAGTTATAGACACATACGAACACGCTTACTACGTGGATTACAAGAACAAGAGACCTCCGTACATTGACGCATTCTTCAAGAACATAAATTGGGACGTTGTTAACGAAAGATTTGAAAAGGCTATGAAGGCTTATGAGGCTCTTAAGGACTTCATAAAGTAA
- a CDS encoding O-antigen ligase family protein: protein MSRNEVLLYALVISAFLSISLFEGFVILTLLLVLYKILKERKIKGSLTPGILLYSLSTVLSTAIFYPKRFLKGIEEGLFQFIYFLNLKKEEVKGFSKIFPKLLLGISLILLPVVFYKFYKYGEPKPIWGGTFEVGFFYALFSITTFLLFFKERRFIYIPLFLLFLAVIFLSARRSMMLAFFVIFYLILFVLFKSKKLGKLAFWSVNFLIILSFIGGYVYLSQKDHRFKTLNDIILGKKELNYQNLNSISSGRLNLLLEGISIIKEDIENKRFINLLIGHGVRAGEYMPHRYGMTQHRYESIFIVSEFIERGILGLLGILYIYFMYFKKVLSFRIKREEDIYTYLLSVPLGLHLIQSVFTFFWDALLPLYLLLFKAFETLQDERKP, encoded by the coding sequence ATGAGTAGAAATGAAGTACTTTTGTACGCATTAGTTATATCAGCTTTCTTATCTATAAGCCTTTTCGAAGGATTTGTCATTCTTACTTTATTACTTGTTCTTTACAAAATCCTGAAAGAAAGAAAAATTAAGGGCAGTTTAACACCTGGAATTCTTTTGTACTCTCTTTCAACGGTATTATCCACAGCTATCTTTTACCCTAAAAGATTTCTGAAGGGAATAGAAGAGGGACTGTTCCAGTTTATTTACTTTTTAAACCTAAAAAAAGAAGAGGTGAAAGGATTTTCAAAAATATTTCCAAAACTTTTACTCGGAATTTCTTTAATTCTTCTTCCTGTAGTTTTTTACAAATTCTACAAGTACGGTGAGCCCAAACCGATATGGGGCGGAACCTTCGAAGTTGGGTTTTTCTACGCACTCTTTTCCATAACGACCTTTTTACTCTTTTTCAAGGAAAGAAGGTTTATTTACATACCTTTATTTCTTCTATTTTTAGCCGTAATATTCCTATCTGCCAGACGCTCCATGATGCTTGCTTTTTTTGTGATATTTTATCTCATATTATTTGTTCTATTTAAGAGTAAAAAATTGGGAAAATTAGCTTTTTGGAGTGTAAACTTTTTAATAATTTTATCTTTTATAGGAGGATACGTATACCTTTCACAAAAAGATCACAGGTTTAAAACTTTAAACGACATAATTCTGGGAAAGAAAGAATTAAATTACCAGAATTTAAATAGTATTTCCTCTGGAAGGTTAAACTTGCTTCTGGAGGGAATTTCAATAATAAAAGAAGATATTGAGAATAAAAGGTTTATCAATCTTTTGATAGGACACGGAGTAAGGGCGGGCGAGTATATGCCCCACAGGTACGGAATGACCCAGCATAGGTACGAGTCCATTTTTATAGTTTCAGAATTCATAGAAAGGGGAATTTTAGGATTACTTGGAATCCTTTACATCTACTTTATGTACTTTAAAAAGGTACTTTCCTTCAGAATAAAAAGAGAGGAAGATATTTATACCTATCTTCTTTCCGTTCCCTTGGGATTGCATTTAATCCAGTCTGTGTTTACCTTCTTCTGGGACGCACTCCTTCCTCTTTACCTTCTGCTTTTCAAGGCGTTTGAGACTCTACAGGATGAAAGAAAACCTTAA
- a CDS encoding potassium channel family protein, producing the protein MKRIFTVIGLGRFGFYVAKTLAELGAEVIAVDVDENKVKQISEIVTHAYVADALDEKALEEAGVFNADTAIVSIGQNVEASIFVVVILKEKGVKEIVAKAINQLHGKVLERLGVARVVYPEMETAIKLAHSLLLKGLIEEIPFAPGYSIFEIKTPENFHGKSLKELDLRKRYDITVLAVKKPDGKIVVNPSGDYVLDKEDTLLVLGNKEKMVEFVENE; encoded by the coding sequence ATGAAGAGGATTTTCACGGTAATAGGTTTGGGGAGGTTCGGGTTTTACGTTGCGAAAACTTTAGCGGAACTCGGAGCAGAAGTGATAGCCGTTGACGTAGATGAAAACAAGGTTAAACAAATTTCCGAAATCGTTACGCACGCCTACGTTGCAGATGCTCTTGATGAGAAAGCTCTGGAGGAGGCAGGTGTTTTCAACGCTGACACGGCAATTGTGAGTATAGGTCAGAACGTGGAGGCGAGTATATTTGTGGTAGTAATACTCAAAGAAAAAGGTGTGAAAGAAATAGTGGCAAAGGCCATAAACCAGCTTCACGGAAAGGTTCTGGAAAGACTAGGAGTTGCTAGGGTAGTTTACCCCGAAATGGAAACAGCGATAAAGCTGGCACACTCCCTTCTCCTGAAAGGACTCATAGAAGAGATACCCTTTGCCCCGGGTTACAGTATCTTTGAAATAAAAACTCCTGAAAACTTCCACGGCAAGAGCTTAAAAGAACTCGACCTCAGGAAACGCTACGACATTACAGTTCTCGCCGTAAAAAAACCCGATGGAAAGATAGTAGTCAACCCCTCAGGAGATTACGTACTCGATAAAGAAGATACGCTTTTAGTCCTCGGAAATAAAGAAAAAATGGTAGAATTTGTTGAAAATGAGTAG
- a CDS encoding TrkH family potassium uptake protein yields MVKKLNPSRTLLFSFSLLILVGALLLYLPISTTRPISFLDALFTATSAVTVTGLAVLDTYSDFTLFGKLVILFLIQVGGLGYMTLSTFFLVLLGRRIGLKERLILAESLEYPSMHGLIRFLKRVFSFVFITELTGAILLSIYFSLKGVEDPVFNGIFHSVSAFNNAGFSTFKNGLLDFRGDLFVNLVISFLIILGGIGFFVVNDIYLWYTKKVPRLSVHTKLVMITSVLLILLGTVGLIFTEFGNYKGLWQYDWYERILSSYFMSVSSRTAGFSTVDLIDMSESSQFLLMILMFIGASPGGTGGGIKTTTFVVILIAVYSFVRGREQSVIFERSVPESTIKKALVILSLSIFFINFVNLMLDKFENKDFLYTMFEVVSAFSTVGLSIGNPEGLSFCADFSPLGKIVIIITMLVGRLGILGFALALTGRSEVQRIKYPEARILV; encoded by the coding sequence GTGGTAAAAAAGTTAAACCCATCTCGTACACTTCTCTTTTCCTTCTCCCTCCTTATACTAGTCGGTGCTTTGCTTTTATACCTTCCCATTTCCACAACTAGACCAATATCCTTCTTAGATGCCCTCTTTACCGCAACCTCGGCGGTAACTGTTACAGGACTCGCGGTTCTGGACACTTACTCGGACTTTACCCTTTTTGGCAAACTCGTAATCCTTTTCCTCATTCAGGTCGGCGGACTCGGATACATGACACTTTCAACCTTCTTTTTGGTTCTCCTCGGACGCAGAATAGGACTCAAAGAGAGACTTATACTCGCTGAATCTCTGGAATACCCGAGTATGCACGGATTAATAAGATTCCTCAAGAGAGTATTTTCCTTTGTCTTCATTACGGAACTCACGGGAGCGATTTTACTCAGTATTTACTTTTCCCTAAAAGGTGTAGAAGACCCAGTTTTTAACGGCATCTTTCACTCGGTTTCCGCGTTTAACAACGCGGGTTTTTCAACTTTCAAAAATGGACTTCTGGATTTCCGTGGAGATTTATTCGTAAACCTTGTTATTTCTTTCCTGATAATACTCGGAGGAATAGGTTTTTTCGTGGTAAACGATATATACCTCTGGTACACAAAAAAGGTTCCAAGACTTTCAGTTCATACAAAGCTTGTTATGATAACGAGTGTTTTATTAATCCTTCTGGGAACGGTGGGACTTATATTCACGGAGTTCGGAAATTATAAAGGACTGTGGCAGTACGACTGGTACGAAAGGATTCTCTCCTCTTACTTTATGAGCGTTTCTTCAAGGACTGCAGGGTTTAGTACCGTGGATTTAATAGATATGAGTGAATCTTCCCAGTTTTTATTAATGATATTAATGTTTATAGGTGCTTCTCCGGGAGGCACGGGAGGAGGCATAAAAACGACTACATTCGTTGTTATTCTTATAGCCGTTTACTCCTTTGTAAGAGGAAGGGAACAGAGCGTGATATTCGAAAGGAGTGTTCCCGAAAGCACTATAAAGAAGGCTCTCGTTATACTCTCGCTCTCAATTTTCTTTATAAACTTCGTTAACCTGATGCTCGATAAGTTTGAGAATAAGGACTTTCTTTACACGATGTTTGAAGTAGTTTCTGCCTTTTCCACCGTAGGGCTTTCCATCGGAAATCCGGAAGGCTTGAGTTTCTGTGCGGATTTTTCGCCGCTTGGGAAAATTGTGATAATAATTACGATGCTTGTGGGAAGGTTGGGCATTCTGGGTTTTGCCCTAGCTCTCACGGGCAGGTCTGAAGTGCAGAGGATTAAGTATCCGGAGGCAAGGATTTTAGTATGA
- a CDS encoding ribonucleotide-diphosphate reductase subunit beta, with protein MEKTEKNELVRKLIFNPQGDREASKRKIIKGNPTNIFELNEIKYSWAFDLYKLMGFTNFWIPEEIQMLEDRKQYETVLSDYEKRAYELVLSFLIALDSFQVDMLKEFGRMITAPEVEMAITAQEFQESVHAYSYQFILESVVDPVKADEIYNYWREDERLLERNKVIAELYNEFIRKPNEENFIKATIGNYILESLYFYSGFAFFYTLGRQGKMRNTVQQIKYINRDELCFIEGTEVLTKRGFVDFRELREDDLVAQYDIETGEISWTKPYAYVERDYEGSMYRLKHPKSNWEVVATEGHEFIVRNLKTGKERKEPIEKVKLHPYSAIPVAGRYTGEVEEYDLWELVSGKGITLKTRSAVKNKLTPIEKLLIVLQADGTIDSKRNGKFTGFQQLKFFFSKYRKINEFEKILNECAPYGIKWKKYERQDGIAYTVYYPNDLPIKPTKFFDEWVRLDEITEEWIREFVEELVKWDGHIPKDRNKKKVYYYSTKEKRNKDFVQALCALGGMRTVVSRERNPKAKNPVYRIWIYLEDDYINTQTMVKEEFYYKGKVYCVSVPKGNIVVRYKDSVCIAGNCHVTLFRNIINTLRKENPELFTPEIEKWIVEYFKYAVNEEIKWGQYVTQNQILGINDVLIERYIKYLGNLRITQIGFDPIYPEVTENPLKWIDEFRKINNTKTDFFQAKPQTYSKANELKW; from the coding sequence ATGGAAAAGACAGAAAAAAATGAGCTTGTCAGAAAACTCATTTTCAACCCTCAAGGAGACAGGGAGGCGAGCAAAAGGAAGATAATAAAGGGAAACCCGACAAACATATTTGAACTTAACGAGATAAAGTATTCCTGGGCTTTTGACCTTTACAAGTTAATGGGCTTTACAAACTTCTGGATACCCGAAGAGATACAGATGCTTGAAGACAGGAAACAGTACGAGACCGTTCTATCAGACTACGAAAAGAGGGCATACGAACTCGTCCTTTCCTTCCTCATAGCCCTTGACTCCTTTCAAGTGGACATGCTTAAAGAGTTCGGAAGGATGATAACCGCCCCCGAAGTAGAAATGGCCATAACAGCTCAGGAATTTCAGGAATCCGTCCACGCGTACTCTTACCAGTTCATACTCGAGTCTGTAGTTGATCCGGTTAAAGCGGACGAGATTTACAACTACTGGCGGGAGGATGAAAGACTTCTGGAAAGGAATAAAGTAATAGCAGAGCTGTACAACGAATTCATTAGAAAACCCAACGAAGAAAACTTTATAAAGGCAACAATAGGGAACTACATACTCGAGAGCCTGTACTTTTACTCTGGATTTGCCTTCTTCTACACACTGGGAAGACAGGGCAAAATGAGAAACACTGTACAGCAAATCAAATATATCAACAGGGATGAGCTCTGCTTCATTGAGGGAACGGAGGTTTTGACGAAGAGGGGGTTCGTTGATTTCAGGGAGCTGAGGGAAGACGATCTTGTAGCTCAGTACGATATAGAAACAGGGGAAATTTCCTGGACAAAACCTTACGCCTACGTTGAAAGGGATTACGAGGGTTCTATGTACAGATTAAAACATCCTAAAAGCAACTGGGAAGTAGTAGCTACTGAAGGGCACGAGTTCATAGTAAGGAACCTGAAAACAGGAAAGGAGAGAAAGGAACCGATAGAAAAGGTAAAACTACATCCCTACTCTGCAATTCCCGTTGCGGGAAGGTACACGGGAGAAGTGGAAGAGTACGACCTCTGGGAACTCGTAAGCGGAAAAGGTATAACTCTTAAAACGAGGAGTGCTGTGAAGAATAAGTTAACACCGATAGAAAAACTCCTGATAGTTCTTCAGGCGGACGGGACAATAGACAGTAAGAGAAATGGAAAGTTCACAGGCTTCCAACAATTAAAGTTCTTCTTCTCAAAGTATAGAAAGATTAACGAGTTTGAAAAAATACTCAATGAATGTGCACCTTACGGAATTAAATGGAAAAAGTACGAGCGCCAAGACGGAATTGCTTACACAGTTTACTATCCGAATGACCTTCCGATAAAGCCTACTAAGTTCTTTGACGAATGGGTGAGACTTGATGAGATAACGGAAGAATGGATAAGGGAATTTGTGGAAGAACTCGTCAAGTGGGACGGACACATTCCGAAAGACAGGAATAAAAAGAAGGTTTATTATTACTCCACAAAAGAAAAAAGAAACAAGGACTTTGTGCAGGCACTTTGTGCTCTGGGAGGTATGAGAACTGTTGTCAGTAGAGAGAGAAATCCGAAGGCGAAAAACCCCGTTTACAGGATATGGATTTACCTAGAGGACGACTACATAAATACCCAAACAATGGTGAAGGAAGAGTTCTACTACAAAGGTAAGGTGTACTGCGTGAGCGTTCCCAAAGGGAACATAGTTGTGAGATACAAAGACAGCGTTTGTATTGCGGGCAACTGCCACGTTACGCTCTTCAGGAACATAATAAACACACTCAGGAAAGAAAATCCCGAATTATTTACGCCTGAGATAGAAAAGTGGATAGTGGAGTACTTCAAGTACGCGGTGAACGAAGAAATCAAATGGGGGCAGTATGTTACCCAGAACCAGATACTCGGTATTAACGACGTCTTGATAGAGAGGTATATAAAGTATCTCGGAAACCTGAGGATTACTCAGATCGGCTTTGATCCGATATATCCAGAGGTTACAGAAAACCCCTTAAAGTGGATAGACGAGTTTAGAAAGATAAACAACACTAAAACGGACTTCTTCCAGGCAAAGCCTCAGACCTACTCAAAAGCCAACGAACTCAAGTGGTAA
- a CDS encoding class I SAM-dependent methyltransferase: MAFICPEEIEAYAEEHSSELHPILEELVEFTYKNTDLPQMMVGRAEGNFLKMLVEISGAKRVLEIGTFTGFSALMMAQGLPEDGKLTTIEVNPEYAQMAKSFIERAPWGKKIEVIVGDARKVLEEFKKESFDFIFIDADKSSYPYYYEKCLELLKKGRLMAIDNALWEGKVLEPDDNRSKAIARMNEMIKEDPRVEKVLLTVRDGIFLVRKI, translated from the coding sequence ATGGCGTTCATTTGTCCTGAAGAGATAGAGGCTTATGCTGAAGAACACTCTTCCGAGCTACACCCAATTTTGGAAGAACTCGTGGAGTTTACTTATAAAAATACGGACCTCCCCCAGATGATGGTGGGAAGGGCGGAGGGAAACTTCCTGAAGATGCTCGTGGAAATATCGGGAGCGAAAAGAGTGCTTGAGATAGGAACATTTACGGGCTTTTCCGCCCTCATGATGGCTCAGGGGCTTCCAGAAGACGGTAAACTCACGACAATAGAGGTAAATCCCGAATACGCCCAAATGGCTAAAAGCTTCATAGAAAGAGCTCCGTGGGGAAAGAAAATTGAAGTAATCGTGGGAGACGCAAGAAAAGTGCTTGAAGAATTTAAAAAAGAGAGCTTTGACTTCATCTTTATAGACGCTGACAAGTCCTCTTACCCTTACTATTATGAGAAGTGCCTTGAACTCCTAAAAAAGGGCAGGCTTATGGCGATAGACAACGCCCTCTGGGAAGGAAAAGTTCTTGAACCGGACGACAACAGAAGTAAAGCCATAGCAAGGATGAACGAGATGATAAAGGAAGATCCAAGAGTGGAGAAAGTCCTTCTCACGGTAAGGGATGGGATATTCCTCGTCAGGAAAATTTAA
- a CDS encoding DUF58 domain-containing protein — translation MKVRVNRAGQLLILLTIFLGVAAANTANNGLYIVVSFLLAGMLISGVISLYNLKNIDVRIKFPEEVFAQTPTFATVSLRKNARYTSFLIKVSNKIDEVIFPKVSREWVSEKIKFLFQKRGYYEKVKVKISSDFPFGMFRREYEKDVRIKLIVFPKPIPTTFNPKTMKEEEGEKQSSSVVKGYEEVKEIRDYVGEPMKLIHWKASARLGELKVKEMLTEEQNPIILSLDSVSGDLETKLSKLTYLVLKLSKEGYSVGVKLGNKLIEPARGQEHVRQILKELALYNLDYGVHLS, via the coding sequence ATGAAAGTCAGGGTAAATAGAGCGGGACAATTGCTTATACTCCTCACGATTTTCTTAGGAGTTGCTGCAGCAAACACTGCAAATAACGGACTTTACATAGTGGTTTCTTTTCTTCTTGCGGGAATGCTAATTTCCGGTGTAATTTCCCTTTATAACTTGAAGAATATTGATGTGAGGATAAAATTTCCCGAAGAAGTTTTCGCCCAAACTCCTACTTTTGCAACCGTTAGTCTTAGGAAAAACGCACGATATACCTCCTTTTTAATAAAAGTTTCAAATAAAATTGATGAAGTTATATTTCCTAAAGTTTCAAGAGAATGGGTTTCAGAAAAGATAAAGTTTTTATTCCAAAAAAGAGGTTACTACGAAAAGGTAAAAGTAAAGATAAGCTCCGACTTTCCTTTCGGTATGTTCAGGAGGGAATATGAAAAGGATGTAAGAATAAAGTTAATCGTCTTTCCCAAACCCATACCGACCACTTTCAACCCCAAAACTATGAAGGAAGAAGAGGGGGAGAAGCAAAGCTCCAGCGTAGTAAAAGGTTATGAAGAAGTGAAAGAGATAAGGGATTACGTGGGTGAGCCTATGAAGTTAATCCATTGGAAGGCTTCCGCAAGACTTGGAGAACTGAAGGTAAAGGAAATGCTTACGGAAGAACAGAACCCCATTATCCTTTCTCTGGACAGCGTGAGTGGGGATTTGGAAACAAAGCTTTCCAAGCTCACATATTTGGTTCTGAAACTCTCAAAGGAAGGTTATTCTGTAGGTGTAAAGCTCGGGAACAAGCTTATTGAACCTGCAAGGGGACAGGAACACGTAAGACAAATCCTAAAGGAACTTGCACTTTATAATTTAGATTATGGCGTTCATTTGTCCTGA
- a CDS encoding ABC transporter permease — MFAVKFSLSLIGLILFLITFADFFAPYPYELQNRNAPYHPPTRIHFFKDGKLTFPYVNKYELVDSLFKVYRENKNISCRLKFFTKTEYGFKFVSVGKPCNLYLLGTDKLGRDVFSRLLYGGRYSLGVALIGTFTTFFIGALVGGISGYFGGKVDTLIMRLVEILMSIPAFYLLLSLRSVFPLELSSGEVFLIIVFILSFLGWAGLARVVRGMVLSIREKEFVLAAKTYGASSLRIIFKHILPNTYFYLIVSATMSIPAFILGEASLSLLGLGIQEPVPSWGNMLSEVRNVSVLTFYPWLASPGVAIFLTILAFNLLGDALLRKQRHESQGK; from the coding sequence ATGTTCGCTGTAAAGTTTTCCCTCTCTTTAATTGGGCTGATACTCTTCTTAATCACTTTTGCGGATTTCTTCGCTCCGTATCCTTATGAACTCCAGAACAGAAATGCACCTTACCACCCTCCCACGAGGATACACTTCTTTAAGGACGGAAAACTAACATTCCCTTACGTGAACAAGTACGAGCTCGTGGATTCTCTTTTTAAGGTTTACAGAGAAAATAAGAACATTTCTTGCAGACTGAAGTTTTTTACAAAAACAGAGTACGGCTTTAAGTTCGTAAGCGTTGGAAAACCCTGCAATCTTTACCTTCTGGGAACGGACAAGCTTGGAAGGGACGTATTCTCAAGACTCCTTTACGGCGGTAGGTACTCCTTGGGAGTAGCCCTTATCGGGACCTTTACTACCTTCTTTATAGGCGCTCTTGTCGGAGGGATTTCTGGCTACTTCGGGGGAAAGGTAGATACTTTGATAATGAGACTCGTGGAAATTCTAATGTCCATACCTGCCTTTTACCTTTTACTTTCACTCCGTTCCGTATTTCCCTTAGAACTCTCAAGTGGTGAAGTGTTTCTGATTATCGTGTTTATCCTTTCTTTCCTTGGTTGGGCCGGGCTTGCGAGAGTGGTGAGGGGGATGGTTTTGTCCATAAGGGAGAAGGAATTCGTCCTTGCCGCCAAAACTTACGGAGCTTCTTCTTTAAGGATTATCTTTAAACACATTCTACCGAATACGTACTTCTACCTTATAGTTTCCGCTACCATGTCTATACCTGCCTTCATACTGGGTGAGGCTTCCCTCTCGCTTTTGGGACTCGGAATACAGGAGCCCGTTCCGAGCTGGGGTAATATGCTCTCTGAGGTGAGAAACGTAAGCGTACTAACCTTTTACCCCTGGCTTGCCTCACCGGGAGTTGCCATATTCCTAACGATACTCGCCTTCAACCTACTTGGAGATGCCCTTTTGAGGAAGCAAAGGCATGAAAGTCAGGGTAAATAG
- a CDS encoding IclR family transcriptional regulator, whose translation MKTLEKAFSVLEYLMEKGEAGVTEISEHLNLSKNNVFRALITFEEHGLVEKDPETEKYKLGVNSVRLGYGYIQKNPLIKLSEPVFKNLRFKLLETVNLTVLDDQKKYVVYVIEEETIKPVKVKSRLGMRFDLDAYTASAKALRKAVLGEKGFVFDYEYNTQTEIAGGACVVRDYRGRPIGAVEIIAPIYRMPFDRVEKEIKPTLQEVALELSLKLGYWD comes from the coding sequence ATGAAAACCCTAGAGAAAGCCTTTTCAGTTCTTGAGTACCTGATGGAGAAGGGGGAGGCGGGTGTAACTGAGATAAGCGAACACTTAAACCTCAGTAAAAACAACGTCTTCAGGGCACTCATTACCTTTGAAGAGCACGGACTTGTTGAAAAGGACCCCGAAACCGAAAAGTACAAACTCGGAGTGAATTCCGTAAGACTGGGATACGGCTACATACAGAAAAACCCCCTTATAAAACTTTCCGAACCCGTTTTTAAAAATCTCCGCTTTAAGCTCCTTGAGACGGTAAACTTAACAGTCCTTGACGACCAGAAAAAGTACGTGGTTTACGTCATAGAAGAAGAAACGATAAAACCCGTAAAGGTGAAATCCCGTCTCGGGATGAGATTTGACCTTGACGCCTACACCGCTTCCGCTAAAGCCCTCAGAAAGGCGGTCCTCGGAGAGAAAGGTTTTGTATTTGATTACGAGTACAACACCCAGACGGAAATAGCGGGCGGGGCTTGCGTTGTAAGGGACTACAGGGGAAGACCCATCGGTGCGGTTGAGATAATAGCCCCCATTTACAGGATGCCTTTTGACAGAGTGGAGAAAGAAATAAAACCCACCTTGCAAGAAGTTGCCCTTGAACTTTCCTTAAAATTAGGTTACTGGGACTGA
- a CDS encoding NADP-dependent isocitrate dehydrogenase, whose product MNKTTFENVYYWEGKAQIPQEGQFIKLKEDKTLEVPDNPIIPFIEGDGIGPEITQAMLLIINTAVEKTYNGSKKIYWVELLAGDKAEEKTGERLPQETLDVLKESIVGIKGPLGTPVGKGVRSINSALRRAFDYYSAVRPVYWMGQATPIPNPERVDLVVFRENTDDVYAGVEFFAGTPEAKKVREFLIKEMGAKEEGFPEDVGITVKPMSEFKTKRHVRKALRYALENNKKNVAVIGKGNIMKATEGAFINWAFEVAEEPEFKGKVVTDPEAEPGEGQVKLTKVITDQMLMQLVLKPEAWDVIIAQNLNGDYVSDLAASLIGGPGFVPSGNIGDGYALFESTHGTAWDIAGKGIANPLSLTLSGAMMLEYIGWKEAAQKVYDAVRRTLAEHIGTPDIASGFQKQGIEAKAVGTMEFAEEISKRIE is encoded by the coding sequence ATGAATAAAACAACGTTTGAAAATGTTTACTACTGGGAAGGAAAGGCACAAATCCCCCAGGAAGGGCAGTTTATAAAGCTCAAAGAAGATAAAACCTTAGAAGTTCCAGACAACCCGATAATTCCCTTCATAGAGGGAGATGGGATAGGTCCTGAAATAACGCAGGCTATGCTCCTTATTATCAACACAGCGGTTGAAAAAACTTACAACGGAAGCAAGAAGATTTACTGGGTAGAACTCCTCGCGGGGGATAAGGCGGAAGAAAAGACTGGAGAGAGGCTTCCTCAGGAAACCCTGGACGTTTTAAAAGAATCAATAGTAGGTATAAAAGGACCCCTCGGAACGCCCGTAGGAAAAGGTGTCCGCTCCATAAACTCCGCCCTCAGGAGGGCATTTGATTACTACTCTGCGGTAAGACCCGTTTACTGGATGGGCCAGGCAACTCCGATTCCAAATCCTGAGAGGGTTGACCTCGTAGTTTTCAGAGAAAACACCGACGACGTCTACGCGGGAGTGGAGTTCTTTGCGGGAACGCCCGAAGCCAAAAAGGTAAGAGAATTCCTCATAAAGGAGATGGGGGCAAAAGAGGAAGGCTTCCCCGAAGATGTGGGAATAACGGTAAAGCCCATGAGCGAGTTCAAGACAAAGAGACACGTGAGGAAAGCACTCAGATACGCCCTTGAAAACAACAAGAAGAACGTCGCGGTAATAGGAAAAGGAAACATAATGAAGGCAACGGAAGGGGCCTTCATAAACTGGGCTTTTGAGGTAGCAGAAGAGCCCGAATTCAAAGGAAAGGTAGTAACGGACCCGGAAGCAGAGCCCGGCGAAGGACAGGTAAAACTCACAAAAGTGATAACCGACCAGATGCTTATGCAACTTGTCCTCAAGCCCGAAGCTTGGGACGTGATAATCGCTCAGAACTTGAACGGTGACTACGTTTCCGACCTTGCAGCTTCTCTGATAGGAGGTCCAGGATTTGTTCCGAGCGGAAACATAGGGGACGGATATGCCCTCTTTGAAAGCACCCACGGAACAGCTTGGGACATAGCAGGCAAGGGAATAGCAAATCCCCTTTCCCTTACACTATCTGGCGCGATGATGCTTGAATACATAGGCTGGAAAGAAGCAGCTCAAAAGGTCTACGACGCAGTAAGAAGAACCCTTGCGGAACATATAGGAACGCCCGATATCGCAAGCGGATTCCAGAAACAGGGAATAGAAGCTAAAGCAGTAGGCACGATGGAGTTCGCCGAAGAAATTTCCAAGAGGATTGAGTAA